In Streptomyces alboniger, the following are encoded in one genomic region:
- a CDS encoding NAD(P)/FAD-dependent oxidoreductase codes for MTSTAVVIGAGLAGVHVTQRLAAEAIDTVLIGEEEHAPYNRVLLAEVLAGRYGADVITLPVPEATTLRTRAVRVDRAERLVHCEDGTVVPYGTLILATGSNPVLPPLRGLFAPGARELPRGVHAFRTMDDCLALSGAVAPGTRVVVIGGGLLGVSAARALARRGAQVVLTQQAERLMERQLDPASSELVRRHLTGLGVEVHTECRVRGVGVTDGTVRHVELADGFDLETELTVLACGVRPRTGLALAAGLDVRKGIVVDDRLCTSDPHIRAVGDCAEHAGRVYGLATPALEQADALADALIGRKGAPYTGSRMLTRLTLPGPGPLDLAAFGDPEPHPDDDVIQLADATRGTYRKVVVRGDRLVGGVLLGDLASVGALARAWEADAPLPDDDSPLLHLLTQPQALDFVRAGETPIGGR; via the coding sequence ATGACATCCACGGCAGTGGTGATCGGCGCGGGCCTGGCCGGCGTCCACGTAACACAGCGCCTGGCCGCAGAGGCCATCGACACCGTACTCATCGGCGAGGAGGAGCACGCCCCGTACAACCGCGTCCTCCTCGCGGAGGTCCTCGCGGGCCGCTACGGCGCGGACGTGATCACCCTGCCCGTGCCCGAAGCCACCACCCTGCGCACCCGCGCGGTCCGCGTCGACCGCGCGGAGCGCCTGGTGCACTGCGAGGACGGCACCGTCGTCCCGTACGGCACCCTGATCCTCGCGACCGGCTCCAACCCGGTCCTGCCGCCCCTGCGCGGCCTGTTCGCGCCGGGCGCCCGTGAGCTGCCCCGGGGCGTGCACGCCTTCCGGACGATGGACGACTGCCTGGCCCTGTCCGGGGCCGTGGCCCCCGGCACCCGCGTCGTCGTCATCGGCGGCGGCCTCCTCGGCGTCTCGGCGGCCCGCGCCCTGGCCCGGCGCGGCGCGCAGGTCGTCCTCACCCAGCAGGCCGAGCGGCTCATGGAGCGCCAGCTGGATCCCGCCTCCTCGGAGCTGGTGCGCCGCCACCTCACCGGCCTCGGCGTCGAGGTGCACACGGAGTGCCGGGTGCGCGGCGTCGGCGTCACGGACGGCACCGTACGCCACGTGGAGCTGGCCGACGGCTTCGATCTCGAGACCGAGCTGACCGTCCTGGCCTGCGGCGTCCGCCCCCGTACGGGTCTGGCGCTGGCCGCCGGACTCGACGTGCGCAAGGGGATCGTCGTGGACGACCGGCTGTGCACGTCCGATCCGCACATCAGGGCCGTCGGCGACTGCGCGGAGCACGCGGGCCGCGTCTACGGCCTGGCGACCCCGGCCCTCGAACAGGCCGACGCGCTCGCCGACGCCCTCATCGGCAGGAAAGGCGCCCCCTACACCGGCAGCCGCATGCTCACCCGCCTGACCCTGCCGGGCCCCGGCCCCCTGGACCTCGCCGCGTTCGGCGACCCCGAGCCGCACCCCGACGACGACGTCATCCAGCTCGCGGACGCCACCCGCGGCACCTACCGCAAGGTCGTCGTCCGCGGCGACCGCCTGGTCGGCGGTGTCCTGCTCGGCGACCTCGCCTCGGTGGGCGCGCTGGCCCGCGCCTGGGAGGCCGACGCCCCGCTGCCCGACGACGACAGCCCGCTGCTCCACCTGCTCACCCAACCCCAGGCTCTCGACTTCGTTCGAGCAGGGGAAACCCCCATCGGAGGCCGCTGA